One region of Ahniella affigens genomic DNA includes:
- a CDS encoding helix-turn-helix domain-containing protein: protein MPKSIHRQEAQILVALIREYRIAAGLKQTELSERLGRTQSFISDVERGQRRLDLVQLRDLVTILGRTLPRFVQEFERRIAGLGP from the coding sequence ATGCCGAAGTCCATCCATCGCCAAGAAGCCCAGATTCTGGTTGCTCTGATCCGCGAGTACCGAATCGCGGCCGGCCTGAAGCAAACCGAACTTTCCGAACGCCTCGGTCGCACGCAATCGTTTATCAGCGATGTCGAACGCGGACAGCGGCGCTTGGACCTCGTTCAGTTGCGCGATTTGGTCACCATTCTCGGGCGGACACTGCCCCGCTTCGTTCAGGAGTTCGAGCGACGCATTGCCGGACTAGGCCCGTGA
- a CDS encoding TniB family NTP-binding protein, producing MKSPQRYSHLDDHAAAGMTLPDDERVQFILADRFIRHRALNKLMIHLETLVLEPRRVRAWGLVITGDPGAGKTMLATSLSRRFAPITATDDAPQQVPIVSISMTGAREAKTIFNRTLEALGIPIVATLRGSDREELAIRMLRQLGVRLLIVDEIQDILNSTPRQQRIALDTVKLLMNEVKIPILALGIPKAILAMKADPHLNARFDYRELPSWKDNNDFEVLLHSLVRNLPLANPSHLTTTTLVRSILERTEGTLARIVRLIRYAAVHAILTGRECIDAQMLDLADEVPDLSGLTPPQEAGIERGSAGRRQAA from the coding sequence ATGAAAAGCCCCCAACGCTACTCGCACCTTGACGATCACGCCGCCGCAGGGATGACGCTCCCCGATGACGAGCGCGTGCAGTTCATCCTCGCTGACCGCTTCATCCGGCATCGGGCTCTGAACAAACTCATGATTCACCTGGAGACCCTCGTGCTGGAGCCTCGCCGCGTCCGGGCTTGGGGTCTTGTCATCACCGGTGACCCCGGTGCGGGCAAGACGATGCTGGCAACCTCACTAAGTCGACGTTTCGCCCCGATAACGGCGACCGACGACGCGCCGCAGCAGGTACCCATCGTGTCGATCTCGATGACCGGTGCGCGAGAAGCCAAGACGATCTTCAATCGCACGCTCGAGGCACTCGGCATTCCGATCGTAGCAACTTTGCGTGGATCGGACCGCGAAGAATTGGCTATCCGCATGCTCCGTCAGTTGGGCGTGCGCCTACTCATCGTTGACGAGATCCAGGACATCCTGAATTCGACGCCGCGCCAGCAGCGGATTGCTCTGGACACTGTGAAGCTACTGATGAACGAGGTAAAGATTCCCATCCTTGCGCTGGGAATTCCCAAGGCGATTTTGGCGATGAAGGCGGATCCGCATCTCAACGCGCGTTTCGACTACCGGGAGCTGCCGTCGTGGAAAGACAACAACGACTTTGAAGTCCTCCTGCACTCGTTGGTCCGCAATCTGCCGCTCGCCAACCCGTCACACCTGACTACGACCACATTGGTACGGAGCATCCTGGAGCGCACTGAAGGCACCTTGGCGCGCATTGTGCGGCTGATCCGCTACGCCGCCGTCCACGCTATTCTGACCGGTCGCGAGTGCATCGATGCGCAGATGCTCGATCTGGCCGACGAGGTACCTGATCTAAGCGGTTTGACGCCACCGCAGGAAGCGGGGATTGAGCGGGGCAGCGCGGGCCGGAGGCAGGCCGCATGA